The DNA sequence GGGCGACGCGATGGCGCTGCCTTTCCCTGACGATGCGTTCGACGCGGCTGTCATGCCCCTGGTGATTTTCTTCGTTCCCGACCCGGGCAGGGGCGTGGCCGAAATGGCGCGCGTGGTTTGCCCGGGCGGCAGCGTCTCGGCCTATGCCTGGGACATGGCGGGCGGCGGCTTTCCTTACGAGGCGCTGCACGCTGAAATGCGGGCAATGGGCGTCGCCGTACCGGTGCCGCCCAGTCCCGGCGCGTCCCGGATAGACGCCATGCGGGACTTATGGACCGGTGCCGGGCTGGAAGCTGTTGAAACGCACGAAATCACGGTGCAAAGGGCATTCGCCGATTTCGACGACTACTGGGCGACAATCCTCGGCGGACCGAGCGTCGGTCGGGCGCTCGCGGCGATGGCGTCCGACGATCTCGCGCTTCTCAAGGCGCGGATGCGAGAGCGCTTGCCGGCGGAGGCGACAGGCCGGATTACGTACAGCGCGCGGGCGAACGCCGTCAAAGGACAGGTGCCCGAACGGTGAGGAGGATGCTCCTCGCGGTTTGGGGAACGGCGATTGAGTGGAGAGGATGTGAATCGAAAGGAGAGTTTGGTTATGTCTACAGGAACAGTCCGGCTACATCGCGTGCTTCGTGCGCCCCCCGAGCGGATATATCAGGCGTTCTTGAACGCGGATGCCATGGCCAAGTGGCTTCCGCCGTACGGGTTTACGTGCAAGGTCCTCCACATGGATGCCAGGGTGGGTGGCGCCTTCCGGATGACATTCACGAATTTCACGTCGGGCAAGGGACATCCGTTCGGCGGCGAGTACCTTGAACTGGTGCCATCCGAGAAGATCCGCTATACGGACAAATTCGACGACCCGAACCTGCCCGGGGAAATGCAGACGACAGTGACCTTCCGGCAAGTGTCGTGCGGTACCGAGCTCAATGTCGTGCAAGAAGGGATACCGCAAGTCATTCCGACCGAGATGTGCTACCTCGGCTGGCAAGAGTCTCTGGCGCAACTGGCGAAGCTGGTCGAGCCCGTGATTCCGGATTAGCTTGCCATATCGGGCCGCAAGCGCATCGGCAATTAAAACAAATCCATCGGAGATCCTGCATGAAATATAAAGCCAGCTGCCATTGCGGCAAGGTGTCGTTCGAGTTCGAAGGAGAGATTGCGGAAGCGCTCGCCTGCAACTGCTCCATCTGCCAGCGGAAAGGCTCGCTGCTCTGGTTTATGCCGCGCTCCGGGATGAAGCTGCTGACGCCGGAAGATGCGGCGGCCACCTACACGTTCAACAAGCACGTGATCAGGCACCGGTTCTGCCCGACATGCGGCATCCATCCCTATGGCGAAGGCGTCGACGCCCAGGGGAACGAAATGGCCGCGATCAACATCCGCTGCATCGACGATATCGACCTGGCGGCTATCCCGGTGCGGCATTTCGACGGCCGGTCGGTCTGACGCCATACGGCGGCGCTTTCTGGCGCCGGAGTTCATCACGATGGTGGGCAAAGCAGGCTCGACGAAGCGTTCACCACTTCGGTGACGAGCTGCGCAATCAACTGGACCCGCGCGGAGCGCCGCACCTCCGGATGAATCACCAGCCACAGGTCGCGCCTGGGCGGCGGCGTGTCTGTCGCAATCGGTGCGAGCCCGGCGCTCGCGGCGACGAGATAGTGCGGCAGCAGTGCAATGCCCAGGCCGCCCAGCGCCGCCTCTTGCAGCGTCAAGGTGCTGTTGCCCTTGAGTGAGTACGGCCGCTGTGCGCGATAGCGGTCCAGCCATTGCTGCTCCGGCGCGTCGCGCAGGCTGTCGTCGAAACCGATGAAGCGCCAGTCCTGTGGCGCATGCCGCGCCAGGTAATCCTTGTGGGCGAACAGGCCGTAGCCCAGCGCGCCGAGCGGGCGCACCACCAGGCTCGGGTCTTGCGGGCGACCCACGCGCAGCGCCAGGTCGGCTTCGCGCCGCGTCAGGCTGGCCATCCGTATTTCTCCCACCAG is a window from the Noviherbaspirillum sp. UKPF54 genome containing:
- a CDS encoding class I SAM-dependent methyltransferase, translating into MANEQIRFDDGAAYERYMGKWSQLAGEAFLDWLAPEPGWRWLDVGCGNGAFTEMLVERCAPASVSGIDPSEGQLAYARARPASRVAQFHQGDAMALPFPDDAFDAAVMPLVIFFVPDPGRGVAEMARVVCPGGSVSAYAWDMAGGGFPYEALHAEMRAMGVAVPVPPSPGASRIDAMRDLWTGAGLEAVETHEITVQRAFADFDDYWATILGGPSVGRALAAMASDDLALLKARMRERLPAEATGRITYSARANAVKGQVPER
- a CDS encoding SRPBCC family protein; translation: MSTGTVRLHRVLRAPPERIYQAFLNADAMAKWLPPYGFTCKVLHMDARVGGAFRMTFTNFTSGKGHPFGGEYLELVPSEKIRYTDKFDDPNLPGEMQTTVTFRQVSCGTELNVVQEGIPQVIPTEMCYLGWQESLAQLAKLVEPVIPD
- a CDS encoding GFA family protein codes for the protein MKYKASCHCGKVSFEFEGEIAEALACNCSICQRKGSLLWFMPRSGMKLLTPEDAAATYTFNKHVIRHRFCPTCGIHPYGEGVDAQGNEMAAINIRCIDDIDLAAIPVRHFDGRSV
- a CDS encoding LysR family transcriptional regulator, translated to MNWDDIRVFVALVRAGSLSLAGRALNVEHSTVVRRIDALEKALGLRLFDRLPRGWQLTAEGEQLFSRAEQMDDCAHALLRDASEGAALSGTVRISALPAFSTAFLAPRLAALQERWSPITLELVGEIRMASLTRREADLALRVGRPQDPSLVVRPLGALGYGLFAHKDYLARHAPQDWRFIGFDDSLRDAPEQQWLDRYRAQRPYSLKGNSTLTLQEAALGGLGIALLPHYLVAASAGLAPIATDTPPPRRDLWLVIHPEVRRSARVQLIAQLVTEVVNASSSLLCPPS